One segment of Candidatus Methylomirabilis tolerans DNA contains the following:
- a CDS encoding prephenate dehydrogenase/arogenate dehydrogenase family protein yields MIPGARPEPPDANVSSPSPIVRRLAIVGLGLIGASVGLACRAHGLAEEIRGADEVPDHCRHAIALGVVDQAFADAAAAVEGADLILLAVPVGAIVPTIARIAPHLAPDAVVTDVGSVKGQVAAAMERLLPGGNGVPGHPITGREKSGPHAASAELFVDSKCVLTPNASTDPAAVLRVRTLWRAIGSEVLVMSPTRHDEIFAAVSHMPHVVAYALMGAILDLAEGGEDLREFAAGGLKDFTRVAMSHPVMWRDICLANRQPILKMIGQFQAALDHLTVMINAEDGEGLYRKFARAKACREGFGSGNEGDNRKRTA; encoded by the coding sequence GTGATTCCTGGAGCAAGGCCGGAGCCACCTGACGCGAACGTCTCGTCGCCTTCACCCATTGTGCGGCGACTTGCGATTGTCGGCTTGGGTCTGATCGGTGCAAGTGTCGGGCTTGCCTGTCGCGCTCATGGTCTGGCCGAAGAGATTCGCGGAGCCGACGAAGTGCCGGATCATTGTCGGCACGCGATCGCGCTGGGCGTGGTGGATCAGGCCTTTGCGGACGCCGCGGCCGCTGTGGAAGGGGCCGACCTGATACTCCTGGCCGTGCCGGTGGGCGCGATAGTGCCGACCATCGCGCGGATCGCCCCGCATCTCGCTCCGGATGCGGTGGTGACGGACGTGGGGAGCGTGAAAGGCCAGGTTGCGGCCGCAATGGAGCGGTTGCTGCCAGGTGGAAATGGAGTGCCAGGCCACCCGATCACCGGGCGGGAGAAGTCCGGGCCGCACGCGGCGTCGGCCGAGCTGTTCGTTGATAGTAAGTGCGTGCTTACCCCGAACGCCTCCACCGATCCTGCCGCCGTCCTGCGGGTACGCACCCTGTGGAGGGCCATAGGATCAGAGGTGCTGGTGATGAGTCCGACTCGCCATGATGAGATCTTCGCGGCGGTCAGCCACATGCCGCATGTCGTCGCGTATGCGCTGATGGGCGCGATACTCGATTTAGCTGAGGGCGGCGAGGATCTGCGGGAATTTGCGGCAGGAGGCCTGAAGGATTTCACACGAGTAGCCATGAGTCATCCGGTCATGTGGCGCGATATCTGCCTGGCGAATCGCCAACCGATCCTGAAGATGATCGGACAATTCCAGGCTGCCCTCGACCACCTGACAGTGATGATCAACGCTGAAGACGGGGAAGGGCTCTACCGAAAGTTTGCGAGGGCTAAGGCCTGTCGAGAGGGCTTTGGAAGTGGCAATGAGGGCGATAATCGTAAGCGCACCGCTTAG
- the hflX gene encoding GTPase HflX — MRAIIVSAPLSERKERALLVGIHCKRNPRWEAEDSLVELARLAESAGAVVAGTILQERDAPGSRYLIGKGKAQEIKAQWSGKIDLLVVDEELSGSQQRNLEELTGYRTVDRPLLILDIFAQRARSREGKLQVELAQLDYLLPRLVGRGVEMSRLGGGIGTRGPGETQLETDRRVIRRRMAKIRADLAKVRRHRALLRRPRKRHAIPIVALVGYTNAGKSTLFNALTHSGVRTDDALFVTLDPILRLVAMADGFSFLLSDTVGFIRRLPAQLVTAFKATLEELNEADLLLHVIDASHPQMMEQKQAVDAILSELGLSAKPIIEALNKVDLLTSGIAPSFVAGKSALLRVACSALTGYGLDRLRQVVRETLTRATDHAAMEAAVSWP, encoded by the coding sequence ATGAGGGCGATAATCGTAAGCGCACCGCTTAGCGAGAGAAAGGAACGGGCGCTGCTGGTGGGGATTCACTGCAAGCGCAACCCCCGCTGGGAGGCCGAGGACTCGCTCGTCGAACTGGCCCGACTGGCGGAGTCGGCTGGGGCCGTTGTGGCGGGAACGATCTTGCAGGAACGGGACGCTCCGGGCTCGCGCTATCTGATCGGGAAGGGGAAGGCGCAGGAGATCAAGGCGCAGTGGAGCGGGAAGATCGATCTGCTGGTGGTAGACGAAGAGTTGTCCGGCTCGCAGCAGCGAAACCTGGAGGAGCTGACCGGCTACAGGACCGTCGATCGACCCTTGCTCATCCTGGACATCTTCGCCCAGCGCGCAAGGAGCCGGGAGGGTAAGCTCCAGGTGGAGCTGGCCCAGCTCGACTACCTGCTGCCGCGCCTCGTCGGGCGAGGGGTTGAGATGTCACGCCTTGGCGGCGGTATCGGGACCCGCGGCCCTGGCGAAACCCAGCTCGAGACCGACCGCCGTGTGATCCGCCGGCGTATGGCGAAGATCCGGGCGGATCTGGCCAAGGTCCGCCGTCATCGGGCGCTGCTGAGGCGGCCTCGAAAGCGTCATGCGATCCCAATCGTGGCCCTGGTCGGCTACACCAATGCCGGCAAGTCGACGCTCTTTAATGCCCTCACGCACTCTGGCGTCCGAACCGACGACGCGCTTTTTGTGACGCTTGATCCCATCCTGCGCCTGGTCGCCATGGCCGATGGATTCAGCTTTTTGCTCTCCGATACCGTGGGGTTCATCCGGCGCCTCCCCGCGCAATTGGTGACGGCGTTCAAGGCCACCCTGGAGGAGCTCAACGAGGCCGATCTTCTGCTGCATGTGATCGACGCCAGTCATCCCCAGATGATGGAGCAGAAGCAAGCCGTAGACGCGATCTTAAGCGAGCTCGGCCTTTCGGCCAAACCGATCATTGAGGCCTTAAATAAGGTCGATCTCCTGACGAGCGGGATTGCGCCGTCCTTTGTGGCCGGAAAGAGCGCACTCCTCAGGGTGGCGTGTTCCGCGCTGACCGGGTATGGTCTGGATCGACTGCGACAGGTAGTGCGAGAGACACTGACGCGCGCGACTGATCATGCCGCGATGGAAGCGGCTGTTTCGTGGCCCTAG
- the pgsA gene encoding CDP-diacylglycerol--glycerol-3-phosphate 3-phosphatidyltransferase, whose product MALALMNLANSLTILRILMAPIISILLVYRYWRLGLAIFMLAGITDALDGFIARSRAQGTDLGTILDPLADKLLLFATFMTLVYLHQIPRWLFIIAISRDLIVVGGFLVIYIVKGKATVSVSWIGKITTGLQMLTVLVTLIAPLTSGIGFYVSGVIYLTAAVTILSALDYLRRGTMVLNS is encoded by the coding sequence GTGGCCCTAGCACTGATGAATCTCGCTAATAGCCTCACGATCCTCAGAATCCTGATGGCCCCAATCATCTCGATCCTGCTGGTCTATAGGTACTGGCGACTCGGCCTGGCGATCTTTATGCTGGCAGGGATCACCGATGCCCTGGACGGATTCATCGCGCGTTCGAGGGCCCAGGGGACAGACTTGGGGACGATCCTGGATCCGCTGGCTGACAAGCTGTTGCTCTTTGCCACCTTCATGACGCTGGTCTACCTGCACCAGATCCCCCGGTGGCTTTTCATCATTGCCATCAGCCGGGACCTGATAGTGGTTGGCGGTTTCCTGGTCATCTACATCGTCAAAGGTAAGGCAACGGTCTCTGTCTCCTGGATAGGGAAGATTACAACAGGTCTGCAAATGTTGACCGTGCTGGTGACGCTCATTGCCCCTCTGACCAGCGGGATAGGGTTCTACGTGTCGGGGGTCATCTATCTTACGGCAGCGGTTACGATCTTGTCCGCGCTGGACTACCTCAGGCGAGGCACGATGGTGCTCAACTCGTGA
- the der gene encoding ribosome biogenesis GTPase Der: MPLPVVTIVGRPNVGKSTLFNRLVGGRRAIVHDEPGVTRDRLYATVEWKGRSFMLGDTGGLEPGAKSGLAAQVLAQVQQAVQEATLVIFVVDAREGLTPLDEEIARLLRHDAHTRIVVAPNKVDRPSHETLASEFFRMGFDEICPISAEHGLGIAELCDLIVETLPLAEIAPEQKAIRVAVVGRPNVGKSSLINGLLGQERVIVSDQPGTTRDAIDTPFTYNDIPYILIDTAGLRSRSKVQKPLERFSVARALRAIERSDVVVILLDATGEIADQDAKIAAFVQDSGCGAIVVANKWDLMPPGADAQQQFTLQVRERLRHLDYAPIAFVSALTGYHVLMLFPMLQTVAQSRSHRVPTHEINELIGDAVQKYPPPAHGKRLVRFHYATQAAALPPTFLLFVSDPRGVRVAYRRYLVNQIRAAYGFVGTPIRLVLKGKDAR, translated from the coding sequence ATGCCCCTTCCTGTCGTCACGATCGTTGGTCGGCCCAATGTGGGGAAATCGACCTTATTCAACCGGCTGGTAGGCGGGCGAAGGGCGATTGTGCACGACGAACCCGGCGTCACCAGGGACCGGCTGTACGCGACGGTCGAGTGGAAGGGCCGCTCGTTCATGCTCGGTGATACCGGGGGGTTAGAGCCAGGCGCCAAGAGCGGTTTGGCAGCTCAGGTGCTCGCCCAAGTCCAGCAGGCGGTCCAGGAGGCCACCCTCGTCATCTTCGTCGTTGACGCCCGCGAGGGGCTGACCCCGCTGGATGAGGAGATTGCCAGGCTGCTTCGGCATGATGCACATACCCGCATCGTCGTGGCGCCCAATAAGGTTGATCGGCCATCCCACGAGACCCTGGCGTCAGAATTCTTTCGGATGGGATTTGACGAGATCTGCCCGATCTCCGCCGAGCATGGGCTGGGTATTGCGGAACTGTGCGATCTGATCGTCGAGACGCTGCCCCTGGCAGAGATTGCGCCTGAACAGAAGGCCATCCGTGTGGCGGTGGTCGGTCGCCCGAATGTGGGGAAATCATCATTGATCAACGGGTTGTTGGGGCAGGAGCGTGTCATCGTGAGCGACCAGCCTGGCACAACAAGGGACGCGATCGATACGCCGTTCACCTACAACGACATCCCATACATCCTGATCGATACTGCAGGGCTCCGGTCGCGCAGTAAAGTCCAAAAGCCATTGGAACGGTTCAGCGTGGCGAGGGCGCTCAGAGCCATTGAACGGAGCGATGTCGTCGTGATCCTGCTTGACGCAACAGGGGAGATCGCGGACCAGGATGCCAAGATCGCCGCCTTCGTCCAGGACTCCGGGTGCGGCGCCATCGTTGTCGCGAATAAGTGGGACCTGATGCCCCCAGGCGCCGATGCTCAGCAACAGTTCACGCTCCAGGTCCGCGAACGCCTGCGGCACCTGGACTACGCGCCCATCGCGTTCGTCTCAGCCCTCACCGGCTATCACGTGCTCATGCTGTTCCCGATGCTTCAGACCGTCGCGCAGTCGCGGTCTCACCGGGTGCCGACTCACGAGATCAACGAACTTATCGGTGATGCGGTACAGAAGTACCCCCCGCCAGCCCACGGTAAACGCCTCGTCCGGTTTCACTACGCCACCCAGGCCGCGGCTCTTCCCCCAACCTTCCTACTCTTCGTCAGTGATCCGCGCGGTGTACGGGTCGCCTACAGGCGTTATCTGGTCAATCAGATCAGAGCAGCGTACGGCTTTGTCGGCACCCCCATCCGCTTAGTGTTGAAAGGCAAGGACGCCCGATAA
- a CDS encoding DsrE family protein, protein MAKLLITATYGYDNSTRAAMPFFLAKGAKESGIDVGIVLALDATVLVKPQLRQHVKPYGLPPLEELFQFAVDHQIPIYL, encoded by the coding sequence ATGGCGAAGTTATTGATCACAGCGACCTACGGGTACGATAACTCCACGCGGGCGGCGATGCCATTCTTTCTAGCGAAGGGGGCGAAGGAGTCGGGGATCGATGTCGGCATTGTGCTGGCGCTTGATGCCACGGTCCTGGTCAAGCCACAGTTGCGGCAGCATGTGAAGCCGTACGGACTTCCGCCACTCGAAGAGCTGTTCCAGTTCGCCGTGGACCATCAGATCCCGATCTATCTCTGA
- a CDS encoding quinone oxidoreductase, whose translation MRAIRMHEYGGPEVLRYEEVALPEPGAGEARVKIEAVGVNYIDIYQRKGQYPDPLPVIPGREAAGVVDAVGPGVSDLAPGTRVVYVMHVGSYAEYAIVPVRRLVPIPNAVEVRVAAAAMLQGLTAHYLTHSTYPLQPGDTALIHAAAGGVGLLLVQMAKRRGARVIGTVSTRQKADLARQAGADEVILYTEVDFETETRRLTNGQGVNVVYDSVGQTTFDKSLNSLAPRGYLALYGQSSGPVPPLNPQVLSAKGSLYLTRPNLMHYTLDRAELLKRAGDLFDWIIAGTLTVRIDATFPLAEAAVAHRCLEERKTAGKVLLIP comes from the coding sequence ATGCGCGCGATTCGCATGCATGAGTATGGCGGCCCTGAAGTGCTTCGCTACGAGGAGGTGGCTCTTCCCGAACCCGGTGCGGGCGAAGCGCGGGTTAAGATCGAGGCGGTGGGGGTCAACTATATCGACATCTACCAGCGGAAGGGCCAGTACCCTGACCCGCTGCCGGTGATCCCCGGCAGGGAGGCGGCCGGCGTGGTGGATGCCGTCGGCCCGGGCGTGTCGGACCTGGCGCCGGGAACCCGCGTCGTTTATGTGATGCACGTGGGCTCTTACGCGGAATATGCAATAGTCCCGGTGCGGAGGCTGGTGCCGATTCCGAACGCAGTGGAGGTGCGGGTGGCGGCGGCGGCGATGCTGCAGGGGCTCACCGCGCACTATCTGACTCACAGCACCTATCCGCTGCAACCGGGTGACACCGCGCTGATTCACGCGGCGGCGGGCGGCGTCGGCCTGCTCCTGGTCCAGATGGCCAAGCGGCGGGGCGCCCGGGTGATCGGGACCGTCTCGACCAGGCAGAAGGCGGATCTGGCGAGACAGGCTGGTGCCGATGAGGTGATTCTCTACACAGAGGTGGACTTCGAAACGGAAACCAGGCGCCTGACCAATGGCCAAGGCGTCAACGTGGTCTACGACTCGGTCGGGCAGACTACCTTCGATAAAAGCCTGAACAGTCTCGCACCTCGGGGATACCTCGCGCTCTACGGCCAGTCCAGCGGGCCGGTCCCGCCATTGAATCCCCAGGTGCTCAGCGCCAAGGGGTCTCTGTATCTGACCCGTCCGAACCTGATGCACTATACACTCGATCGAGCGGAACTGCTGAAGCGGGCAGGGGATCTGTTCGACTGGATCATCGCCGGGACGCTGACCGTGCGGATCGACGCGACCTTCCCGCTTGCTGAGGCCGCCGTCGCTCATCGCTGCCTTGAAGAGCGCAAGACCGCAGG